In a single window of the Luteolibacter yonseiensis genome:
- the def gene encoding peptide deformylase → MIREIVQYGHPVLRQRCRPVTEVDDTIIELVADMLETMVDANGVGLAAPQVGEDLRLAVIDVSHDPDCISFLKVNGEDANLEEIMPLIFINPELAFGQEKEFGMEGCLSIRGIRAEVRRPEAVKATLPQLDGSVLVVETDGLLARALQHEIDHLNGVLFVDRLPAVAKVSMRNRLKKLLDSNPQG, encoded by the coding sequence ATGATTCGCGAAATTGTCCAATACGGCCACCCTGTTCTCCGCCAACGCTGCCGCCCTGTCACCGAGGTGGATGATACGATCATCGAACTGGTCGCCGACATGTTGGAAACGATGGTGGACGCGAACGGCGTCGGCCTCGCCGCTCCACAGGTGGGTGAGGACCTGCGCCTGGCGGTCATCGACGTCTCGCATGATCCGGACTGCATTTCCTTCCTCAAGGTGAATGGCGAGGATGCGAACCTTGAAGAGATCATGCCGCTCATCTTCATCAATCCCGAGCTGGCGTTCGGTCAGGAAAAGGAATTTGGAATGGAAGGCTGCCTCAGCATCCGGGGCATCCGCGCGGAAGTGCGCAGGCCGGAAGCGGTGAAGGCGACGCTGCCTCAGCTGGATGGATCGGTGCTTGTCGTGGAGACGGACGGCCTGCTGGCCAGGGCCCTGCAACATGAGATCGACCACTTGAACGGCGTGTTGTTCGTGGACCGTCTGCCGGCGGTGGCGAAGGTCTCGATGCGGA